A genomic region of Bradyrhizobium sp. ORS 278 contains the following coding sequences:
- a CDS encoding alkyl/aryl-sulfatase yields the protein MLAALPFDDTTDFDDAARGFLGTIDQAKVTTSQGRSVWSLEPYAFLEAEEAPPTVNPSLWRQAKLNMHHGLFEVVPGVYQVRGLDIANMTLIEGDTGVIVVDTLTSIEGARAALELYHQHRGTRPVTAVMFTHTHTDHWGGARGVVDEDAVTGGRVPLIAPNLFIEHAVSENIIAGPAMLRRAQYQFGPLLAKGPKGHVDCGLGKTMAAGSVALLRPTDLIMATGDTRTIDGVTFEFQMAPNSEAPAEMHFYVPRYRLLNLAENCTHNFHNLLPFRGADVRDALAWSKYLGEALQLWGGKAEVMCGQHHWPAWGASRVDSMIREQRDLYKFAHDQTLRLMNHGLTASEIAEQIRLPKSLEGAWHARGYYGHIRHNVKAIYQKYLGWYDANPVNLDPLPPVEAGRKYVEYMGGAEALLARARADFARGELRFVAQAVGHLVFAEPDNVEARMLLADTLEQLGYAAESATWRNAYLFGAQELRHGMPEVPARPGMPRETLAALRTEQLWDVLGVRLNGPKAEGKHIVLNWTFTDTGERFVLTLQNCALTYAVGVQASTADAGFTLARATLDEIIAKATTFPEAVAAGKISFAGNPMRLAELMSLMDEFPRMFEIVEPKRARMT from the coding sequence ATGCTCGCGGCACTGCCGTTCGATGACACGACCGATTTCGACGATGCCGCGCGCGGCTTCCTCGGCACGATCGATCAGGCCAAGGTGACGACGTCGCAAGGCCGCAGCGTCTGGAGTCTCGAACCCTACGCTTTCCTGGAGGCGGAGGAGGCGCCGCCGACCGTCAATCCGAGCCTGTGGCGGCAGGCGAAGCTGAACATGCATCACGGCCTGTTCGAGGTCGTCCCCGGCGTCTACCAGGTGCGCGGGCTCGACATCGCCAACATGACGCTGATCGAGGGCGATACCGGCGTGATCGTCGTGGATACGCTGACCTCCATCGAGGGCGCGCGTGCCGCGCTCGAGCTCTATCATCAGCACCGCGGCACCAGGCCGGTGACGGCGGTGATGTTCACGCATACCCACACCGATCATTGGGGCGGCGCGCGCGGCGTCGTCGATGAGGACGCGGTGACCGGCGGCCGCGTGCCGCTGATCGCGCCGAACCTGTTCATAGAGCATGCGGTGTCCGAGAACATCATCGCAGGGCCCGCGATGCTGCGCCGGGCGCAGTATCAGTTCGGGCCGCTGCTGGCGAAAGGGCCGAAGGGCCACGTCGATTGCGGTCTCGGCAAGACAATGGCTGCGGGAAGCGTCGCGCTGCTGCGGCCGACCGACCTGATCATGGCAACCGGCGACACCCGGACCATCGACGGCGTGACCTTCGAATTCCAGATGGCGCCGAACAGCGAGGCGCCGGCCGAGATGCATTTCTATGTGCCGCGCTACAGGCTGTTGAACCTCGCCGAGAACTGCACGCATAATTTCCACAATCTGCTGCCGTTCCGCGGCGCCGATGTGCGCGATGCGCTGGCCTGGTCGAAATATCTCGGCGAGGCGCTGCAATTGTGGGGCGGCAAGGCGGAGGTGATGTGCGGCCAGCATCACTGGCCGGCGTGGGGCGCGAGTCGCGTCGACAGCATGATCCGCGAGCAGCGCGACCTCTACAAGTTCGCGCACGATCAGACCTTGCGGCTGATGAATCATGGCCTGACCGCCAGCGAGATCGCCGAGCAGATCAGGCTGCCGAAGAGCCTCGAAGGTGCCTGGCATGCGCGCGGCTATTACGGACATATCCGGCACAATGTGAAGGCGATCTATCAGAAATATCTCGGCTGGTACGACGCCAATCCGGTCAATCTCGATCCGCTGCCGCCGGTCGAGGCCGGACGCAAATATGTCGAGTACATGGGGGGCGCGGAGGCGTTGCTGGCGCGGGCGCGCGCGGATTTCGCCAGGGGCGAGCTCCGCTTCGTCGCGCAGGCCGTCGGTCACCTCGTGTTCGCCGAGCCCGACAATGTCGAGGCTCGTATGTTGCTCGCCGATACGCTGGAGCAACTCGGCTACGCCGCGGAGAGTGCGACCTGGCGCAACGCCTATCTGTTCGGCGCGCAGGAGCTTCGCCACGGCATGCCGGAGGTTCCGGCGCGCCCGGGCATGCCGCGCGAGACCTTGGCGGCGCTGCGCACCGAGCAGTTGTGGGACGTGCTCGGCGTCCGCCTGAACGGGCCGAAAGCGGAGGGCAAGCATATCGTGCTGAACTGGACCTTCACCGACACCGGCGAGCGCTTCGTGCTGACGCTACAGAACTGTGCGCTCACCTACGCGGTCGGCGTTCAGGCCTCCACGGCCGACGCCGGCTTCACCCTGGCGCGCGCGACACTCGACGAGATCATCGCCAAGGCAACGACCTTTCCGGAGGCCGTCGCCGCCGGAAAGATCAGCTTTGCCGGCAACCCGATGCGGCTCGCCGAGCTGATGTCGTTGATGGACGAATTCCCGCGCATGTTCGAGATCGTCGAGCCGAAACGCGCCAGGATGACGTAG
- the bioB gene encoding biotin synthase BioB, which produces MDRVSSLSSSDLTVQGAPLRHDWTREEAEVLYALPFPDLMFLAQATHRRHFDPTRLETASLLSIKTGGCPEDCGYCSQSAHYDTGLKATKLMDQDAVVATARRAKEAGADRFCMAAAWRNPKDRDLDQVCDMVSAVKDLGMETCVTLGMLTPPQAARLKQAGLDYYNHNVDTSPEFYDRIITTRTMQDRIDTLANVREAGIKVCCGGIIGMGEEVDDRLGMLVLLANLDAHPDSVPINMWNEVKGVPVNDTAERPDGIALARLIAVARIMMPRSVVRLSAGRQYMSDELQSLCLLAGANSIFIGDVLLTTANPQAERDADLLTRLGMTSSLSARSVAAVDENVSANA; this is translated from the coding sequence ATGGATCGTGTGAGCAGCCTGTCGTCGTCGGATCTGACAGTGCAGGGCGCCCCGCTTCGCCATGACTGGACGCGCGAGGAGGCCGAGGTGCTCTACGCACTGCCGTTCCCCGACCTGATGTTTCTCGCTCAGGCCACGCATCGCCGTCACTTCGATCCGACGCGGCTGGAGACCGCGAGTCTGCTCAGCATCAAGACGGGTGGCTGTCCGGAGGATTGCGGCTACTGCTCGCAGAGCGCGCACTACGACACCGGTCTCAAGGCGACGAAGCTGATGGACCAGGACGCGGTCGTCGCGACGGCGCGGCGTGCCAAAGAGGCCGGCGCCGATCGGTTCTGCATGGCCGCCGCCTGGCGCAATCCGAAAGACCGTGATCTCGACCAGGTCTGCGACATGGTCAGTGCGGTGAAGGATCTTGGGATGGAGACCTGCGTCACGCTGGGGATGCTGACGCCGCCACAGGCGGCGCGGCTCAAGCAGGCCGGGCTCGACTACTACAACCACAATGTCGATACCTCGCCCGAGTTCTACGATCGCATCATCACCACGCGCACCATGCAGGATCGCATCGATACGCTGGCGAATGTCCGCGAGGCCGGCATCAAGGTGTGCTGCGGCGGCATCATCGGCATGGGCGAGGAGGTCGACGACCGGCTCGGCATGCTGGTGCTGCTGGCCAATCTCGATGCGCATCCGGACAGCGTGCCGATCAACATGTGGAACGAGGTCAAGGGCGTGCCTGTCAACGACACGGCGGAGCGGCCTGACGGAATCGCGCTGGCGCGGCTGATCGCGGTCGCGCGCATCATGATGCCCCGCAGCGTGGTGCGGCTGTCGGCCGGACGGCAATATATGAGCGACGAGCTGCAGAGCCTGTGCCTGCTCGCCGGCGCCAACTCGATCTTCATCGGCGACGTGCTGCTGACGACAGCCAATCCGCAGGCGGAGCGCGATGCCGATCTGCTCACGCGGCTCGGCATGACATCGTCATTGTCGGCGCGCTCGGTTGCAGCGGTCGACGAGAACGTGTCCGCGAACGCCTGA
- a CDS encoding GGDEF domain-containing protein, which translates to MLSSWIGTDLPPVSDAVRVEVLKTLHSSLLPFVLMAVSLTIASGIIAWHMGDVVTGMLGVLGVILTLLRIRGVLSFRRRMAGERPPATDEILRLRRPCAIATLSVSLVVGLLAARSLQLGDPTCTTFALSFGFGFGAGLIARLTLLPQLAIAALSVLGLPPIAVALMQSDLPHLGLAMMMIIFLFAAFELLRLSFRSSMSQIHLREQFERLSRIDPMTGVHNRTALATDLPALIADGNSQMIAIYAIDLDHFKAANDRFGHPVGDALLKQVASRLTSLLDSGGLIVRMGGDEFILADNSLRSRAAARSLAERIVDVVAAPYYIDGHEVVIGVSVGAALSDGHVSSAEALLSQADRALYQAKAARGGFVLADAPGMDKSHRITQRSGRGNAETTMSAASAA; encoded by the coding sequence ATGCTGTCATCTTGGATAGGAACGGACCTTCCGCCAGTTTCCGACGCAGTTCGTGTTGAAGTACTCAAAACGCTACACAGCTCGCTATTGCCGTTCGTGCTGATGGCGGTGTCCCTCACCATCGCCAGCGGGATCATTGCGTGGCATATGGGTGATGTCGTCACGGGCATGCTGGGTGTTCTCGGCGTGATCTTGACCCTGCTGCGGATCCGCGGCGTGCTGTCCTTCCGGCGGCGCATGGCCGGGGAGCGGCCTCCGGCTACGGATGAGATCCTGCGGCTTCGCCGCCCGTGTGCGATCGCCACCCTCAGCGTCTCGCTGGTGGTCGGCCTGCTGGCCGCGCGCAGTCTGCAGCTTGGCGATCCGACGTGTACGACCTTCGCGCTCAGCTTCGGCTTCGGGTTCGGCGCCGGCCTCATCGCGCGACTGACGCTATTGCCACAGCTCGCAATTGCTGCCTTGAGCGTTCTGGGTCTTCCGCCCATCGCCGTGGCCCTGATGCAGTCAGACCTCCCGCATCTCGGGCTTGCTATGATGATGATCATCTTCCTCTTCGCCGCCTTTGAGCTGCTGCGGCTGAGCTTCAGGTCGTCGATGAGCCAGATCCATCTCCGGGAGCAGTTCGAGCGGCTGTCTCGCATCGATCCAATGACGGGAGTCCACAACCGCACGGCGCTGGCGACCGATCTTCCGGCCCTGATCGCGGACGGCAACAGCCAGATGATCGCGATCTACGCCATCGATCTCGATCACTTCAAGGCGGCCAACGACCGGTTCGGCCACCCCGTCGGCGATGCACTGCTCAAGCAGGTCGCTTCGCGGCTGACCTCGCTGCTGGACTCCGGCGGTCTTATCGTCAGGATGGGAGGCGACGAGTTTATCCTCGCGGACAACTCGCTTCGCTCACGAGCGGCGGCGCGGTCATTGGCGGAGCGCATCGTGGACGTCGTTGCGGCGCCCTATTACATCGACGGGCATGAGGTGGTGATTGGCGTCAGCGTCGGCGCGGCGCTGTCGGATGGCCACGTTAGCAGCGCCGAGGCGCTGCTGTCGCAGGCCGACCGCGCGCTGTATCAGGCGAAAGCTGCCCGGGGCGGGTTCGTCCTCGCGGATGCTCCCGGAATGGACAAGTCGCACCGCATCACGCAGCGCTCCGGTCGAGGGAATGCGGAGACGACGATGTCTGCTGCGTCCGCAGCGTGA